GGGCATCGCCGGCATCATCGGGAAGACAGTGAGTCTCTCTTTGTTTGTCATACGTGTAGAAGAAAAGCTTTTATCGTAGCGGTTTACAGGCGGAACCGACCGGGCCCGTCAGTGaatagctgtgtgtgtttgatctgaCGTCTCCAGGGCGACGCTGGAGAAAAAGGTCCGCAGGGATTCAAGGGCCCAAAAGGAGAAATCGTAAGAGAAAGACTTGTTTTTGGGACGATCCAGCGTAGAAAAGGCGAAGCGACCACCGATGTTGTGTCTCCCAACAGGGAAAGATTGGTCCAAAAGGAGGTCCGGGGGGTGCGGGGCCCAAAGGAGAGCCTGTAAGTGAACGTCTGAGAAAAGGAACGTCCTTCCCCTGAACCCCAAAGGTCACACTCGGTGTTTTGAACAGGGTATTCCTGGCAGGGACGGCAAAGACGGAACGCCTGGATTAGATGGCGAGAAGGTAAACCCGAGTGGTGGTGCCCCGGCGGCGCCGGAGAGGTGAGTTTTTAACCGTTTCAGCACCAAAGATAACGAGGCCGCCGTTTGTGTCCGAAGGGTGATGCAGGGCGCCACGGCACGGTCGGAGAGAAGGGCCCGAACGGGCTTCCGGTGGGTATTCAATCCGTCATCGGAGCGGCTGATCGCTTCCCAAAATGTAAAATCCGTTTTTGGTGGATTCACTTTGattttctctttcagggtctgcAAGGAAAAGCTGGTGCGAAGGGTTCGAAGGGAGGAGTTGTGAGTAAAAAAAGGGAAGCGGACTTTCGCCCCGGAAACCACATTCGTCATCTTTTATTTCGTTGTTTTCAGGGTGATCCTGGCAAACCTGGGGAGGCGGGACCCTCTGGAGAGCCAGGTATTCCTGTATGTATCTGATGGGTTTTTgtggggtgggtgtgggggtaCAATGGGGGCCACAGTTGAGTTAAACAGACATTAAACAATCGTGACCCGTCCACACCGTCTCCCGTCTCCTCCTTCAGGGCGAGATCGGCGTTCCGGGTGATAGGGGGATCGCAGGACCTCGAGGTGTGGCGGGTAAGTATTTCTAGAGCTTCGGTCTGAAGGTTTGAGTCAACGAAACAGACATCCTGCTGCGGTGCTACAAGCTAGCATAGCTTTTAGCTTCCACAATGATATAATTGCCCACTGTGTGCGCCTACGTTTTTTCTACCATCATCTCATCTCATTCCGAGTGGGTTTAATGAAGACGTCTGTTTCCAACAGGGAGGCATCGGACCGGTGGGCAACCCGGGACCTCAGGGCATCAAAGGCTTCCAGGTGGGTCGCCTGTCTGCAACGGTTAGCATCTTTCTGCACTTTAGTAGGGTCGCTCACTGCTTGTCTGCGTGTGACGCTGCAGGGGGTTAAAGGAGGCTTGGGGGATCCAGGTCTTCCAGGTCCAACGGGAATCCGTGGAGAGTTCGGCGACAGGGTGAGTTCGACGCACCATTTTAAACGTCCCCCAGAGGGGAGTTAGCGTCCCGCTCCTCCTAACGATCGGTCCTGAAGCTAAATCTCCACCGATGCTGCGTCACGTTCGGTGTCGACGCTGAACGAGCGCTGCGTCCACACGTGCACGAACCAGCGCCATGCAGTCGGGCTGCAGCCCGCAGTGGTCACACAGCCCTCCTGTTCAGAACGTGAGGACAGAACAAAGCCGGCCTTTATACGGCCGAGCCCACCTCACCTcccttcatccccccccccatgcatgAAATGCCTCAACACGACTTTAgttgattctctctctctcttcgccCTGCAGGGTCCAACAGGAGCTTCTGGACCTAAAGGAGACATGGTAAAGCTTCTGCCCTTATATATCACGATAAGCTACATCcacaaaaaacaacccattCCATCCATTGTCTCTCCAGGGGGTAGCAGGAAGTGACGGTCTGCCTGGAGAAAACGGAGAACCTGTGAGTTTCTGTTCAGCTGACAGTTTCGTCCCATCAGCCCCGGTTACTCAGAACTGCTGCGGCTTGTCGGTGTCGGTGTTGTCGAAGGATTCCCATTTAGTTGTCTTGTGTttgcctgtttttattttcagggtCCTTTTGGACCGGTGGGACAAaaaggagaggtgaggtgaAACAGGAGGTTTCATGTGGACGGAGTCCACCCCCTTGCTTAATGTTGTTTAACGTGTCGCTGCCGTTGATTACAGTCTGGGAAGCGAGGTGAACTGGGACCAAAGGGAGGCTCGGGTCCACAAGGAGAGCTGGGGCCAAGAGGACCCCCTGGAAAGCAAGGAGCGATGGGTTTCCAAGGGGAACAGGGTGCGCCCGGAATAGCAGGAAAGACGGGCGTCCCAGTGAGTGATCGACAGCTGGCGGCTCACGGTAGCTATGCCGAGCTCGCTCTCTAACCGTGTGCTCCTTCTTTTGGTTTCAGGGTAAACTGGTGAGCGAGCAGCAAATCAGGGAACTCTGTGGTCCGATGATCAATGGTGAGACGTCCCAGCCGACCCGTTCAGTGCTGGTTTGTGTTTAAACTCAAAAATGACCTTCCGGAGTTTCCCTACGCAGATCAGATCGCCCAGCTGGCCGCTAACCTTCGGAGACCCCTGGCTCCTGGAATGGTGGGCCGCCCCGGCCGTCCTGGGGCCCCAGGAAAGTCCGGAGTGGCTGGTTCTATTGGACATCCAGGTGCCCGTGGACCACCAGGCTACAGAGGCCTGCCAGGAGAACTTGGAGATCCAGGTCCCAGAGGTAACATCAACCATCAGACGTCTATCAGTGATTGGACAGGAGAGGATTCATCTTAAACAATTTCCCCCACTGACGACATTTCTCGGCTTCCCAGGTGATGTCGGTGAAGCAGGTGATAAAGGATCAATAGGAAGAGCCATCGACGGGCCCCCTGGAGACCAAGGATACCAAGGTAACCTTAGCTGACAGCAGCAAGTGCACCTCAGTTCAAATAAACCTGTACCTCCGGTCATCTTCTGTGCCCAGGTCTCCCAGGAGTACCTGGAATTGTCAAAGACGGCCGCGATGGATCTCCAGGAGATCCGGGTGAGCCTGGAGAGCCGGGCCGATTGGGTAGAACCGGGCACCAGGGGCCTCCTGGCATCTGTGACACGTCAGCCTgtcagggagcagcagcagccggaaAATCCTCCAACCCCAAAAACCATTAAACACGACTTCCTGCGACCCGACGCCACCCTGTCCCTCCGTCGGGAGGAAGAGCGGCAaggaaagagaaacagagggagcgatacgaaaaaaaaacatcgtCTTTATTCAAGTGCACGCATCACTAGAAGGGAGGAATTAACTGGTGAGATTATTTCAGAGGAATTAACACCCAACAGGTGACATGAGCACCAGAGCAGCTGGGAGACGAAGAACAGCAACGGGAATTCAGGACGGAGAACAACCGCGGCCCCTCCCGGCAACGACCGTGTCTCTGCATCGAACTGTCACGTATCGCGGCCAATCCAATCACGTTACCTCAACATGCGAGCTTACTGTGTAAAATACGAACCGAAACATGGAAACAGGTGTTAGAGAGGGAAACTCTGGGTGGAGGAACCCTGGCTTCATTGTAAAagtcccaaaaaaaacaacaaaaaaaaaaccaagcagGTGCCCAGAAACTTTGTACATTAATGCaaaagtagatttttttttttttttacagcttgtttttttttcccccgttttgtttttattccatgTAAAGTTGATTCTTCAGAGCTGAAAACTAATTTGAGGTGGTGAGAAACATCAAGTCATTGACTTTTCTTCTTGCAATGACAACATCCACTATGTACTACCGGTGCTGTAACTATTAAATATACATGACCTGAAATACTATTTATTACTTGTGGGTGACTGTTGTATGTACAGAAAGATGCTGCGGCGACATGTTGTAAGAAAGAAATAAAGCCACTTTTCAGTAAAAGAAGTTACACATCAATCGAGCTGTTTGTACTTAAGAGGAAGGCGATCCAGCGGCACGAACGGTGAGAGAAGACGCAACGAATAAATAAGCTATTCAAGACAAATGTGAACAGCGAAACAGAAACGCTCTGCACTTATAAAGTTGAGAAACAATCCTGAAATCAAATGTACAACATCTGATACAagcctgttaaaaaaaatgcccAAATAAATCGTTTCAAATGCATGTTGAGATTAGGCGGGAAACAGCGCCACTCGGAGGCGACCGGGAGAACTGCACCTTTAAAGAACACTGGCAGCTTCATAAATATTTCTATCAGGCACAAATCATGGGACAAAAGTGTGAGGGATTTACTGTTCTACTGCGCTGATCtcttggagggaagagaggcCGAGTTCCAGGGTGAGTTCTTTCCCTTGAGAGACCATCTTCTGAAACTCCTGTGCAGAGGATGAGGACAGAGAGCTGAGATGGGGCGGTGGAAACAGGCGCAAGCTCATAAATACaagaagagaagatgaaaactCAATTCTGAAAGGCCCTGAGAGATTTGAGCCCGCCACTATGAGGCCACTGAGGGCCAGCGATCCCATGTCTAGACAGTGATCCTTCATCTAACCTGAACGTGGTGAAATAACAACCTTTTTAGCCTCATACAAAAACCAAGGCACCTCTCTGAAGGTGTCCCCGTGCATTTTGTGGATGTATCTGAGGTAGGCGGtggtcagctgcagggtggtgaCTTTGTCGCACTTGGCGTGACAGAGGGGCACCAGCACGTTCAGCTCGTCGCAGTAGACGCGAATCCTCCTCCTGCCACCGGAGACAGCGTGAGCGTCGCCACGATGGCGTCACAGACCCCCGCGCCCCCACCTGCTCACCTGCGCTCCCTCTCCATCAGGTTGTGCCTCTCTTTCCGGCACCCTGCGTTCCGAGAGCGACCTCTTCTCTCCGAGCTGCTGCCCGACCCTTCGGAGCAGTCCTGGGTGGTTTCCATAGCCGTGACGGGTTGAGGGCTGTCGTCGCGTCGGTGGCTCCTGGAGGCTGTGGAAAGGTCAGACAGAGGTCAGCGGCGCGCATCGAAAACCTCCCCCGGAACCTTCTGTGTAGCCGTGGCCGGTACTCTCGGTGTCGATGGCGTGCTGCTCCCTCGCTGAGCCGCTGCCGTTTAAATGCTGGGGTTTGTTCGCGGACGTCTCGGAGTCGTGGTCGAACGGCGAGGTCTTggtctgctgcttctgctcagggaggtgagggaggtggCCCATCATCTGCCATCGAAAGAAGGCGCAACATCAGATTGTCGACGGTGGAATTCgggatttcctctcctcccgACGTACCTGGTCGCACACGTTGGCGACTGGGTTGAAAAC
This genomic window from Takifugu rubripes chromosome 3, fTakRub1.2, whole genome shotgun sequence contains:
- the LOC101068901 gene encoding uncharacterized protein isoform X3 → MLLESSDHDSAGASLSDSREVGQMSASEIPVLEIEMDLSHFQHLVQTSAAGFAPDVTPHPVTLTLTDAAGSPSVFPFTEVIDLSTSASEQCPGEKTPGPYGEVPGFLLDIARGCSTVPCPKTSVHSHNRAGSTARVCLEKRFKILSADPSNYQEIRFLAKQQPPEAQIQPWSNLDRPNTIEVSSPFVLGVFNPVANVCDQMMGHLPHLPEQKQQTKTSPFDHDSETSANKPQHLNGSGSAREQHAIDTETSRSHRRDDSPQPVTAMETTQDCSEGSGSSSERRGRSRNAGCRKERHNLMERERRRRIRVYCDELNVLVPLCHAKCDKVTTLQLTTAYLRYIHKMHGDTFREEFQKMVSQGKELTLELGLSSLQEISAVEQ
- the LOC101068901 gene encoding uncharacterized protein isoform X4 — its product is MSASEIPVLEIEMDLSHFQHLVQTSAAGFAPDVTPHPVTLTLTDAAGSPSVFPFTEVIDLSTSASEQCPGEKTPGPYGEVPGFLLDIARGCSTVPCPKTSVHSHNRAGSTARVCLEKRFKILSADPSNYQEIRFLAKQQPPEAQIQPWSNLDRPNTIEVSSPFVLGVFNPVANVCDQMMGHLPHLPEQKQQTKTSPFDHDSETSANKPQHLNGSGSAREQHAIDTETSRSHRRDDSPQPVTAMETTQDCSEGSGSSSERRGRSRNAGCRKERHNLMERERRRRIRVYCDELNVLVPLCHAKCDKVTTLQLTTAYLRYIHKMHGDTFREEFQKMVSQGKELTLELGLSSLQEISAVEQ
- the col9a3 gene encoding collagen alpha-3(IX) chain produces the protein MLVFSALWVLLLCQLLTSSSAQRPGPRGPTGPPGPPGAPGRDGTDGKPGPAGLMGKPGPKGKDGLPGLPGKPGLPGLPGVDGLTGPDGPSGKDGPSGEGGDAGPPGPAGPPGRGRAGAAGLPGTNGLPGGVGPQGSPGPEGLPGLPGPSGPDGPPGLPGTLHDLTGDLLCPAICPPGPPGAPGMPGFKGHTGHKGDKGELGKDGEKGDPGPPGPAGVPGTVGLQGPRGLRGLQGPMGSVGDRGLPGFRGKPGIAGIIGKTGDAGEKGPQGFKGPKGEIGKIGPKGGPGGAGPKGEPGIPGRDGKDGTPGLDGEKGDAGRHGTVGEKGPNGLPGLQGKAGAKGSKGGVGDPGKPGEAGPSGEPGIPGEIGVPGDRGIAGPRGVAGGIGPVGNPGPQGIKGFQGVKGGLGDPGLPGPTGIRGEFGDRGPTGASGPKGDMGVAGSDGLPGENGEPGPFGPVGQKGESGKRGELGPKGGSGPQGELGPRGPPGKQGAMGFQGEQGAPGIAGKTGVPGKLVSEQQIRELCGPMINDQIAQLAANLRRPLAPGMVGRPGRPGAPGKSGVAGSIGHPGARGPPGYRGLPGELGDPGPRGDVGEAGDKGSIGRAIDGPPGDQGYQGLPGVPGIVKDGRDGSPGDPGEPGEPGRLGRTGHQGPPGICDTSACQGAAAAGKSSNPKNH